Proteins encoded by one window of Teretinema zuelzerae:
- a CDS encoding carbohydrate ABC transporter permease has protein sequence MKRRGKALLSFLLMGPSLLLLAFFFLFPTLGSVLISLTDRKLVGQNAAEISFVGLNNYLHLFADSNLPRVLANTSILILSAVAIQQALGYFISRLLKDKAPRFRRIVHGSLYAGLLMPEAATAFIFFLLFSFNGELNRLIAAAGGIPRVWLADRPLLIVCIALIWSGTAYSVITFENALDSLNESVSDSARCDGAGLIRLHFGILIPAIRRTILANTTILALNGLGAFGLIFMLTGGGPLYRSTTLSVLVFRNAVSGSDVGYGLALSFLLFLISLSLGSLQAALLRSSSENES, from the coding sequence ATGAAACGCCGCGGAAAAGCTCTCCTTTCGTTTCTATTGATGGGTCCATCCCTCCTGCTGCTCGCTTTCTTCTTCCTTTTCCCGACTCTCGGCTCGGTTCTCATTTCTCTTACCGATAGAAAACTCGTCGGACAGAATGCTGCCGAAATTTCCTTTGTCGGTCTGAACAATTACCTCCATCTATTTGCCGACTCCAACCTTCCCCGGGTTCTAGCGAACACGTCAATCCTGATTCTCTCCGCGGTCGCAATTCAACAGGCGCTCGGATACTTCATCTCGCGGCTGCTTAAAGACAAGGCTCCGCGCTTCCGGAGAATCGTGCACGGAAGCCTCTACGCGGGGCTTCTCATGCCGGAGGCCGCGACAGCCTTCATTTTCTTTCTTCTTTTTTCCTTCAACGGCGAATTAAATCGGCTGATCGCGGCCGCAGGAGGCATTCCCCGGGTATGGCTTGCCGATCGTCCCTTGCTCATCGTCTGCATCGCCCTGATATGGAGCGGCACTGCATACTCGGTCATCACCTTCGAGAACGCCCTTGATTCGCTGAACGAATCCGTCTCGGACTCGGCGCGTTGCGACGGAGCCGGATTGATCAGGCTTCACTTCGGAATACTGATTCCCGCAATCCGGCGAACGATACTGGCGAACACGACCATCCTCGCCCTTAACGGGCTCGGAGCGTTCGGCCTTATTTTCATGCTCACCGGCGGGGGGCCGCTGTACCGGTCTACAACCCTTTCCGTTCTCGTCTTCCGCAACGCCGTTTCGGGTTCGGATGTAGGCTACGGTCTTGCGCTTTCGTTTCTGCTCTTTCTCATCAGTCTGTCGCTCGGCTCCCTCCAGGCAGCCCTGCTCCGGTCGTCTTCGGAGAACGAATCATGA